The genomic segment GACTCCACCGAGGAACACCTGCTTGTACTTGTCCTTGAAAGCGAAGTTGAGGGCTTGCGTGGGGAAATACCTGATGACGTTGGCGAAGTTACCACGCCAGAACGATAGGAGACCTTGTTCCTTAGGAATGCGGACGAAGGCGTCGACAATGCCCTTGTAGCGCTGGTCCGCGGAGATCTGCTTGCTGACGTGCTGTACCTGCAGTAGCAGTTTAACACGTTCGATGGGTGCTACCGCGGTCTTGGAGACGGCGGCGGACACACCACCAGCGATGAAATCTTTCGCGAACGCGACCGGATCGCCAAGTCCTCCCTTTCCtgacatttttttcaattaggTGGGTTCTTCGTTAGGTAATCGCCGCGAGGGCGTTTAGGTGAAATCTCAAACACACactatattgaaaaatcacgAATCACTAACTCCCGATGTTTTAATCAGGAGATATAGAGCAATTTCGTGATCTCGGGAGCACAGGGGTAGGTGTGTGCCTTTTTTGAAATTCGATCGATCACGTTCTCTCGCAGTTCTGCCTAGAGGAGCGGCGCAAAAGAAGGAAGGAAGGGGTAGGGTTGCCAACGTAACGGCAGATACCACGAGGTCAATGTTGCTAAACGTTTTCTTGATTCTCCCTACCATTTATTCAAATGAGCAACATTATTGCAAACTTTAATTgcgtatatagtatatatatagtttgcAGTCACTGCAATTGTTTTAGCACCaactataaaatacttttagtaTAAAGACATATTTTGGTACTTGAACGTCAATTAATTGTACTCTATTGCTGACAAACCTCAGGCGTTGCTTACTAGTTTTCAATTTGACCATAGAAACAACAATTTTCATAGAACATacgataaattcataaattttaataatatctgcATGTTCTTTTTCGcagttaaatttaacattaatagtCCCAACATAGGAAACTTTCCACGCTTTTGGGaccttatataaaatatggtattactaaattatttcatattccgTTTCTCGCTTTACGCGTTTCAGCGTTGTTGATTTTTGTTGGTTATCTGACTAAAAATTCgttcaattacattttttattttatacattaactGAAAAAGTATCAATTTAAGTCATAATTATCTCGTCAAAATGATTTGGGAGtgaataagtatttttgtaactAAACAATATACGGATACGATATAATGGAACGTTATTTTCAAAGTGTTACCATGTCTGAAAATAGTGGTAAATGAAAATTGCTCAGTCACAACTTGAAgatatatacgtattttatattataaataccataaattagaaaattttgaaaatcaagGGAATTTTTTCACaacttttgtaaattttgtaaatttttgtgaAAAGCAACGCATATTGCGTTGCATTTCTGTAatactcataaaaaattatgtaatacatcaattagttttataaggataaaactttataagaggtattaaattaacaaattgaaCCAAGTTGACATTTTGCATGAATAATGtacatgatttaaattttctgatttgtaattatagtattagtttcagatatttatttccaaaaaatatacgttaaaATTACTAAACGTGCCCTTAAACACTCAAACATGAGTTAGAGCATGTACATATACACCCACATCCTACAATGGTACattcattgtaaatttattagtggtacatatatagccaatAGTCATCAGGGATCACATGTATATTGAACgctgaaaacatttttaaaatcattctaGTAATTCTTAAGATTAGCGTATTTtatcaaactcttcagttttttttattagaaaattgcGAAAGATTGCGAAGAAACCGCGGACCGCTTGTAccttaaaagttaaaataaatagcgcATTTCTTTCCAGCCTAAAGccaacaaaaaaaagttactCTAGTgaaaaaaaaggttatatcatttaatttccaGTTCAAtactttaaacaatattaaaaaaaaacataaggtTCCATTTTGTGTCAttacaaaaaagttttaactGCGAAGATCGTTGTCTATGCTGACACCAAACGTCATTTGACATCCACAAAACTCTTTAGTTTATTACTTTCATCAACTGTGCGTTGTAAGGGtgagctttttatttataaaaatcgttttgtttatatttttaacaatagtatgaatacctataaataatttgtgttagCATGCAGATGAGTCGAATGAACTCCCCGTCTGTCGGTATGGAGGAAGACAACGGCGTCGGGCATGCTCTAAGTGACTTCTTACTACAACTGGACAATTATACTCCATCCATACCTGATTCAGTAGTTGCTTATTACTTGAATATGTCTGGCTTTGAATCTCAGGATCCCAGGTTAGttataagtttgtttataaagttACTGGAACTCTTATTTAACAAAggaaatgtatatttctgaTCTCTACATTTAGACAGGATCAAGGACTACATAatggtttaatatatttaaagttttttcttACTTCCACATcctattgttattttagaagtactacaaaatacataatacgtaaaaattattgaagttacaacaataatttgtttgcttTGTTATTACGATACATCCggcacattaaaataattctcctcaaattatagaaatacatagataatggtaaatatttttaaattatcatacaatgataaattataatttaccataattgttcaattaatttaaatatggcaatttaaattttctttcaaacttataacattaaaacattagaaaatgttgcaacaaaaaaatgatatcaatACTAGCatgaaacatacatacatatggtCTTAAAAACATTACCCATTGTTCCAAGGTCAGTCACAGGCAGGAAACACTAATCAAAGACATATCTGATAATTCCAGATTAATCCGTCTCATTGCACTGGCATCGCAGAAATTTCTATCGGACATAGCCAATGACGCATTACAGCACTGCAAAATGCGTACATCCAGCCAATTGGTGCAGAGTTCGAAAAACCAGAAGGGGCCAAAGGAAAAGAAATACATCATGACAATGGAAGACCTTGTACCCGCACTACAAGAATATGGCATTATTGCGAAGAAAccacattattttgtatgagaaaatatgtttgtggAATGGACTGAGTCATAATGTGGAGCTGTTGGGTGGGCCAAGTAAGGTTTCgatgtaataatgaaattttaactcTTAAATTAACGATTGGTGTTCCAAGTGCGTTCATAGTTGTTTATtgttgaaagtttttaatattctctATTGGTTAAAGGTGGTTGGGTTTTATCACGAAATTTTACCATCTGTTTGTTAATCAAAACCAATTTAGAAAGCATTTTAGTTCTGTCACTGTTTGATGGTAAGAAAATGCCAAGAAAactttgattttaatgaaagagatccatacaattataaaaaagaattaatatgttttaaattcaataattgttGTCTATATTCatgcaataaattacaattatatgactattaacaatttgataacactaattgaaataaattaataattgtgttgtggtgaatattacaaaatatgtgtgattttttatatagaaaccTCGGCCGcgcattttaacatttttttatttcttagttTTTATGCGACAAGTGTTATTTTAGTGGATTaagattacaaataaatgataaagatATTTGAtaagtatttcattttttaactGAAGAAGAagagaaggctgatcacctacttgaccctaaagaaaatcgatcagtgaatcagatgtacatcatctgccccataccccactaggggacatgggacttcgcacatttaatttttaatttacccaataataatgaagatggaatattttttttacagcgGCAAAAAGGTTTTTCTACTCACCTGTACTTATATTGTACTCTCTTATTCATGAAAATAGTCTATCAAAGGTTTTATCTATGTAATTTCAagatttcattacattttacgTTTTTTACATCGTGGGCAATTAAGCTGGTGGTTCATCTGATTGTTAACAATCACCAACACTTGTGAACATTCGCACAGGCACTTCCTCTGCGTTGCCTGCTGGGGtcaggaataaggaaaggatttacttcttgaaagaaggaatgaTGAGAAATGGTAACAGACGTTTCCGTACGGAAATTAGTTaggtgttaaaaaaatacagaggAACATAAAGCTTCCTCCTTTTGTTTTTGgaaatcagttaaaaaaaaattctaaaataagtttgtttgtcccagtttatttatttaaagaaataatagaatCAATAACTAGAACATTCCTCTATAAAAAGTCTATGAAAATTTACACTCACAGAACAAAATATTCCAAACTTCaaaattgacaattttaaattgattaatctGTCATAACATGCACCCCTAAaccttttataaaacattattattttatttatacgtacataaaatgatatatacattaataagtaCGCTAAAACAAGTATTAAACTCGTAATTATGGCTTCAAAAAGGAAGCAAAGCATACATACTGGTACGATGTCTGCTCAAACCAAGAAATTCCTACAGAAGATATGTTACAAGGAGACCGCCTCAGTTGATATGACGAAATACGGTTTTGTGAATGACAAGCATCACATACGAGTATTTATACAGCCTCTGAGGACACAGTtggaaaaattacattacCAGACTTCTAAAATAGGAGGAGGTTAGCGATTCGAATGTAATATTTGCGTTTTTTATCTCAAAACTTCTCCAAAAACGACCGGGTCaaccagtatataagtgtataatctatggagTCAACCGATTTTATATGAGAGCTGGTGTTTTCTGTtacatttcattgttttagttctgacaattcgGATAGTTCGAAGGCGATATACATTcctgaataaataacaaaaactagctttccaccTGCGGATTTATCCGCAAATGGATAGACCCGGAGTTTTCCTCGCATGTACCCGTTCCCGCGCGATTTCCGAGATAACTTTCCTATGTCCGTC from the Zerene cesonia ecotype Mississippi unplaced genomic scaffold, Zerene_cesonia_1.1 Zces_u011, whole genome shotgun sequence genome contains:
- the LOC119839317 gene encoding transcription initiation factor TFIID subunit 10-like isoform X2, giving the protein MSRMNSPSVGMEEDNGVGHALSDFLLQLDNYTPSIPDSVVAYYLNMSGFESQDPRLIRLIALASQKFLSDIANDALQHCKMRTSSQLVQSSKNQKGPKEKKYIMTMEDLVPALQEYGIIAKKPHYFV
- the LOC119839317 gene encoding transcription initiation factor TFIID subunit 10-like isoform X1, with the protein product MQMSRMNSPSVGMEEDNGVGHALSDFLLQLDNYTPSIPDSVVAYYLNMSGFESQDPRLIRLIALASQKFLSDIANDALQHCKMRTSSQLVQSSKNQKGPKEKKYIMTMEDLVPALQEYGIIAKKPHYFV